A genome region from Nitrosopumilus oxyclinae includes the following:
- a CDS encoding Lrp/AsnC ligand binding domain-containing protein, producing MERAYMLISCEIGEEQSLYSQLKKIPEVKSCLITYGSYDVVAEFVTDSASQINEIITSKIRKLPNIRSTITLRVTT from the coding sequence ATGGAAAGAGCATACATGCTGATTAGTTGTGAGATCGGAGAAGAGCAATCATTGTATTCACAATTAAAAAAAATTCCCGAAGTGAAAAGTTGTCTAATTACTTATGGGAGTTATGATGTTGTGGCAGAATTTGTAACTGATTCTGCTTCTCAAATTAACGAAATAATTACATCTAAAATTAGAAAATTGCCAAACATTCGAAGTACAATTACTCTTCGTGTAACAACTTAA
- the truD gene encoding tRNA pseudouridine(13) synthase TruD, producing the protein MIPDLDSQIGILVYSTKFPGIGGKIRVEPEDFQVSELISEKSKKSIGDEHGYAVYKLKKKKIDTNHALSGIFRQKGIRLKSLGLKDASAVTEQFVCSGNKGKPIENFSSDKYSLEHLGFVKKPLSKKDMVGNHFKLKISDCQNKLESFTEYEKILNFYGYQRFGSKRPVTHHIGKAILQQDFVKTVDLILSFTSSYDSKENTEIRQKLSDKANYQQYFDQVPIQMDIERIVLKEMIEHGEPIRAIRAIPVSLRRFYIQAYQSFIFNQSLSAAFLEGEDLFEAQTGDVCFDNHGIIGKYVKGMDQNLALPFVGYSYYKKTRFDFQISKVLQQEEISPKDFFIKEMQEASSEGGFRQAAIQCSDYSAHGDVVEFSLSRGSFATILLREIMKPQDPMIAGF; encoded by the coding sequence GTGATACCTGACTTAGATTCTCAAATTGGGATTTTAGTTTACAGTACTAAATTTCCTGGCATTGGGGGTAAGATTAGAGTTGAACCTGAAGATTTCCAAGTTAGTGAATTAATTTCTGAGAAATCTAAAAAATCAATTGGTGATGAACATGGATATGCTGTGTATAAATTAAAAAAGAAAAAAATTGACACCAATCATGCACTATCTGGAATTTTTAGACAAAAAGGAATTAGATTAAAATCCCTTGGATTAAAAGATGCATCCGCAGTTACAGAGCAATTTGTTTGCTCTGGAAATAAGGGAAAACCAATAGAGAATTTCTCAAGTGACAAATATTCTCTAGAGCACTTGGGTTTTGTAAAAAAACCGCTATCAAAAAAGGATATGGTTGGTAATCATTTTAAATTGAAAATATCTGATTGTCAAAATAAATTAGAATCTTTTACAGAATATGAAAAAATTCTTAATTTCTATGGATATCAGAGGTTTGGCTCAAAAAGACCAGTCACACATCATATTGGTAAGGCCATTTTACAGCAAGATTTTGTAAAAACTGTTGATTTGATTTTATCCTTTACTTCTTCATATGACTCTAAAGAAAATACTGAAATCCGTCAAAAATTATCTGACAAGGCAAATTATCAGCAATATTTTGATCAGGTTCCAATTCAAATGGATATTGAAAGAATTGTTCTAAAGGAAATGATTGAACATGGAGAACCAATTCGTGCCATTAGGGCAATCCCTGTCTCATTAAGACGATTTTACATTCAGGCTTACCAGTCTTTTATTTTCAATCAATCTTTGAGTGCTGCATTTTTAGAAGGTGAGGATCTCTTTGAAGCACAAACAGGAGATGTTTGCTTTGATAATCATGGTATTATTGGAAAATATGTTAAAGGAATGGATCAAAATTTAGCGTTACCATTTGTTGGTTATTCATATTATAAAAAAACACGATTTGATTTTCAAATTTCCAAAGTTCTACAACAAGAAGAAATTTCTCCCAAAGATTTCTTCATTAAAGAGATGCAAGAAGCAAGTAGTGAGGGTGGGTTTAGACAAGCTGCGATACAATGTTCAGATTATTCTGCACATGGTGATGTAGTAGAATTTTCATTATCTAGAGGATCTTTTGCAACAATTTTGTTAAGAGAGATAATGAAACCTCAAGATCCAATGATTGCTGGATTTTGA
- a CDS encoding lyase has translation MKKKGVIVTIFFGFILLSSTVLLTLPGIDPGTDSPEVSVTGTPADNFPDEQRAQFCGSSNAQSTNYVQEYSIPTLCTNPLAIITDYDGNVWFAQTNTGKISKFDPNSKTFTEYENPMWPQGGRSMMWGMDYAPDGSIWYTDESYDSIWKFSTIDETYDRLSYPSEGDSLPQKLLVDGSQIIINDFTGNKLTFLDPNQSGEEVNYLSIPSPTNDSVTADFAVDANDNVWYTNWLYQQGGVLVKFDQNSYLNAVATSNEKFLPLIDFIEIYRLPVTLLTPNGIAAADDGTIWMADTTSSSFFNFDPMTESFVQYVTSDPMLSTYGNQTGVVKTPISRPYWIESDNQGRIIFNEQTANNISVMDPKSQSLVEYHVPSKNPNWADCDPGTGMMLADCGVAQIFDFTIDGEKIWFTEWAENNIGVVDTSIPLPLEIQLSSSSIITTPGNSKPIDFVVSSLSQKDLLGVSLILSSTHDFLNIELIDAPKTFQLDSDAPRPISLIINTADDAIPGTYKVLVGAQLSDVAISKYVTVTIE, from the coding sequence ATGAAGAAAAAAGGTGTTATAGTTACCATATTTTTCGGATTCATTTTACTTTCATCTACTGTATTGCTGACATTGCCTGGAATTGATCCAGGTACTGACTCTCCAGAAGTTTCAGTTACTGGAACTCCTGCTGATAATTTCCCAGATGAGCAACGTGCACAATTTTGCGGTTCAAGTAATGCCCAGTCTACAAATTATGTTCAAGAATATTCAATTCCAACCTTATGTACAAATCCACTTGCAATTATAACTGATTATGATGGAAATGTGTGGTTTGCTCAAACTAATACTGGTAAAATTTCAAAGTTTGATCCTAACTCAAAAACATTTACTGAATATGAAAATCCAATGTGGCCTCAAGGTGGACGCTCAATGATGTGGGGAATGGACTATGCACCTGATGGTTCTATATGGTACACTGATGAATCTTATGATTCCATATGGAAATTCTCAACTATTGATGAGACCTATGATAGATTATCTTATCCGTCTGAAGGGGATTCATTACCTCAAAAACTACTAGTTGATGGTTCTCAAATAATAATAAATGATTTTACTGGAAACAAACTCACATTTTTAGATCCTAATCAATCCGGTGAGGAAGTAAATTATCTTAGTATCCCATCTCCAACCAATGACTCTGTAACTGCAGACTTTGCAGTTGATGCAAATGATAATGTCTGGTATACTAATTGGTTGTATCAGCAAGGAGGAGTTTTAGTAAAGTTTGATCAAAATAGTTACCTTAACGCTGTTGCAACTTCGAATGAAAAATTTCTTCCATTAATTGACTTTATTGAAATATACCGATTACCTGTAACCCTTCTTACTCCTAATGGTATTGCAGCAGCAGATGATGGAACAATTTGGATGGCTGATACAACATCATCATCGTTCTTTAATTTCGATCCTATGACTGAGAGTTTCGTACAATATGTGACATCTGATCCTATGTTGAGCACATATGGTAATCAGACAGGCGTTGTAAAGACGCCTATATCCAGACCTTATTGGATTGAATCCGATAACCAAGGTAGAATCATCTTCAATGAACAAACTGCAAATAATATCTCTGTAATGGATCCCAAATCTCAATCACTTGTTGAATATCATGTTCCTTCAAAGAATCCAAACTGGGCTGATTGTGACCCTGGAACCGGTATGATGTTGGCTGATTGCGGTGTTGCTCAAATCTTTGATTTTACTATTGATGGTGAAAAAATTTGGTTTACTGAATGGGCAGAAAACAATATTGGAGTAGTTGACACCTCTATTCCATTACCATTGGAAATACAATTATCTTCATCTTCTATAATCACCACCCCTGGAAATTCAAAACCTATTGACTTTGTTGTGTCTTCTTTGTCTCAAAAAGATCTACTTGGCGTTTCATTAATTTTATCTTCAACACATGATTTTTTGAATATCGAATTAATTGATGCGCCAAAAACATTCCAACTTGATTCAGATGCCCCTCGTCCAATTTCACTTATCATTAATACTGCAGACGATGCAATTCCTGGGACATACAAAGTTCTAGTAGGTGCACAATTATCTGATGTTGCAATTAGCAAATATGTCACAGTGACAATAGAGTGA
- the pth2 gene encoding peptidyl-tRNA hydrolase Pth2, with amino-acid sequence MGDIKQVIVVRTDLDMGKGKIAAQVGHACVLGAEHVRKSHPEWYQKWWGGQEKVVVKVSGIKELQEVKRHAIDLNLPWSEVSDAGHTQLAPGTTTCISIGPAPENLIDKITGDLKLL; translated from the coding sequence GTGGGAGACATCAAACAGGTAATTGTAGTTAGAACTGATCTAGATATGGGTAAAGGCAAAATTGCAGCCCAAGTGGGTCATGCATGTGTGCTTGGTGCAGAACATGTTAGAAAATCTCACCCTGAATGGTATCAAAAATGGTGGGGTGGACAAGAAAAAGTGGTAGTCAAAGTGTCTGGAATTAAAGAATTGCAAGAGGTAAAACGCCATGCAATTGATTTGAATCTACCTTGGTCTGAAGTGTCTGATGCTGGCCACACTCAGTTGGCTCCTGGCACTACAACATGCATCTCAATTGGTCCTGCTCCTGAAAACTTGATTGATAAAATAACAGGGGATCTGAAATTATTATAA